A single region of the Lotus japonicus ecotype B-129 chromosome 4, LjGifu_v1.2 genome encodes:
- the LOC130711565 gene encoding uncharacterized protein LOC130711565, whose protein sequence is MAAEIVKQLLAKPIQLADQVSKAAEEGSASFKVECLELKSKTEKLAGLLRQAARASSDLYERPTRRIIGDTEQVLERALTLVLKCKANGLMKRVFSIVPAAAFRKMSSHLENSIGDVSWLLRVSAPAEERGGEYLGLPPIAANEPILGLIWEQVATLHTGSLDERSDAAASLVSLVRDNDRNANLIIEEGGVGPLLKLIKEGKKEGQENAAKAIGLLGRDAESVEHMVHAGVCSVFGKILKEGPLKVQAEVAWAVSELATKYPKCQDLFAQHHIVRLLVSHLAFETVQEHSKYSIVTKSIHAVVIASSNNNNGSNNEVKKEKKEEEDEDEKEVKSRIQHPLADKSQNQMLKVVTSTMAMHASSNKNSNQGNETTQTSQNSSQTPAKHSYSYSGINMKGRELEDPEVKAKMKAMAARALWCLAKGNSSICRSITESRALLCFAILLEKGSRDVKYNSAMAVMEITEVAEKDPELRRSAFKPNSPACKAVVDQVLKIIDEEDTDLLIPCLKAIGSLARTFRATETRIIGPLVRLLDEREAEVTREATISLMKFACTENYLHIDHSKAIITAGGAKHLVQLVYLGEHTVQVPALFLLSYIALHVADSEELARAEVLAVLEWASKRPNMTQDETLEALLHESKSRLELYQSRGSRMFQK, encoded by the coding sequence ATGGCCGCGGAAATAGTAAAACAACTGCTCGCGAAACCGATCCAATTAGCGGACCAGGTCAGCAAAGCGGCGGAGGAAGGAAGCGCGTCGTTCAAGGTGGAGTGTTTAGAATTGAAATCCAAGACGGAGAAGCTCGCCGGACTTCTCCGTCAGGCGGCGCGTGCGAGCTCCGACCTCTACGAACGCCCCACACGGCGGATCATCGGAGATACTGAACAGGTTCTGGAAAGAGCGCTGACTTTAGTCCTCAAGTGCAAGGCCAACGGCCTCATGAAGCGCGTGTTCAGCATCGTCCCCGCCGCCGCGTTCCGCAAGATGTCGTCGCATCTCGAGAATTCAATCGGCGATGTTTCCTGGCTCCTACGTGTCTCCGCTCCCGCGGAGGAGCGCGGCGGGGAGTATCTTGGACTTCCGCCCATCGCCGCCAACGAGCCTATTTTGGGACTCATCTGGGAGCAGGTTGCGACGCTTCATACTGGCTCCCTTGATGAACGCTCCGACGCGGCGGCGTCGCTGGTGTCGCTGGTTCGCGATAACGACCGCAACGCGAATCTGATCATAGAGGAAGGTGGGGTTGGACCGTTGCTGAAGCTTATCAAGGAAGGGAAGAAGGAAGGTCAGGAGAATGCTGCTAAAGCAATTGGGCTTCTCGGCCGGGACGCGGAGAGCGTGGAGCACATGGTTCATGCTGGTGTTTGCTCGGTTTTCGGGAAGATTCTCAAGGAGGGACCGTTGAAGGTGCAAGCTGAGGTTGCCTGGGCTGTTTCTGAGCTTGCTACTAAGTACCCCAAATGCCAAGATCTCTTTGCTCAGCATCACATTGTTCGATTGCTTGTGAGCCATCTCGCGTTTGAAACGGTTCAGGAGCATAGTAAGTACTCCATTGTTACGAAATCGATCCACGCGGTTGTGATCGCGAGTAGCAATAACAACAACGGTTCTAACAATGaggtgaagaaggagaagaaggaagaagaggatgaggatgagAAGGAGGTGAAGAGTCGGATACAGCATCCCTTGGCTGATAAGTCCCAAAATCAGATGCTTAAAGTGGTCACAAGTACAATGGCAATGCATGCTAGTTCCAACAAGAACTCCAACCAAGGCAATGAGACGACTCAAACGAGTCAAAACTCGTCACAAACACCGGCTAAGCATAGCTATTCCTATTCTGGGATTAACATGAAGGGAAGGGAGCTTGAAGACCCTGAGGTTAAGGCTAAGATGAAAGCAATGGCAGCAAGGGCCTTGTGGTGTTTAGCCAAGGGTAACTCTTCCATTTGTCGCAGCATAACGGAATCGAGGGCTTTGTTGTGCTTTGCCATTCTCCTTGAGAAAGGGTCTAGAGATGTCAAGTACAATTCAGCCATGGCAGTGATGGAGATCACTGAAGTGGCTGAGAAAGATCCTGAGTTGAGAAGATCAGCATTCAAGCCCAACTCTCCTGCTTGCAAAGCAGTTGTTGATCAAGTGCTCAAGATCATCGACGAAGAAGACACGGACCTCCTAATCCCCTGCCTAAAAGCTATTGGGAGTTTAGCAAGGACATTCAGAGCTACAGAGACGAGGATCATCGGTCCCTTGGTTCGGCTTCTGGATGAAAGAGAGGCAGAGGTGACAAGAGAGGCTACAATCTCCCTCATGAAATTCGCCTGCACCGAGAACTACCTCCACATTGATCACTCCAAGGCGATTATAACTGCAGGTGGTGCAAAACACCTGGTCCAGCTGGTGTATCTTGGAGAGCACACAGTTCAAGTTCCAGCATTGTTTCTTCTCTCGTACATTGCTCTGCATGTTGCTGACAGTGAGGAGCTTGCTCGGGCTGAGGTGCTCGCAGTGCTTGAATGGGCATCCAAGAGACCTAACATGACCCAAGATGAAACGCTTGAGGCATTGTTGCATGAGTCCAAGAGTAGGTTGGAGCTTTACCAGTCTAGAGGTTCGAGAATGTTCCAAAAATGA
- the LOC130710942 gene encoding ferredoxin--NADP reductase, leaf isozyme, chloroplastic translates to MAAAVTAAVSFPSTKSTSLTSRTSIVAPERVVFKKVPLQYTSGRVVSIRAQVTTDTDTQAPPAKVEKVHKKQEEGVVVNKFKPKNPYIGRVLLNSKITGDDAPGETWHMVFSTEGEVPYREGQSIGVIPEGIDKNGKPHKLRLYSIASSALGDFGDSKTVSLCVKRLVYTNDSGEIVKGVCSNFLCDLKPGSEVTITGPVGKEMLMPKDPNATVIMLATGTGIAPFRSFLWKMFFEKHDDYKFNGLAWLFLGVPTSSSLLYKEEFEKMKEKSPENFRLDFAVSREQTNDKGEKMYIQTRMAQYAEELWQLLKKDNTFVYMCGLKGMEKGIDDIMVSLAARDGIDWIEYKRQLKKAEQWNVEVY, encoded by the exons ATGGCTGCCGCAGTAACTGCTGCAGTTTCCTTTCCATCCACCAAATCCACCTCTCTCACAAGCAGAACCTCCATCGTTGCCCCAGAGAGAGTTGTGTTCAAGAAG GTTCCATTGCAATACACTAGTGGAAGGGTTGTTTCCATCAGGGCTCAAGTCACCACTGACACTGATACACAGGCTCCACCAGCTAAGGTTGAGAAGGTGCACAAGAAACAGGAGGAAGGTGTGGTTGTGAACAAGTTCAAACCAAAGAATCCATATATTGGAAGAGTCCTTCTCAACTCAAAGATCACTGGAGATGATGCTCCTGGAGAAACATGGCATATGGTCTTCAGCACTGAAG GGGAGGTTCCTTACAGAGAGGGACAATCAATTGGGGTGATTCCAGAAGGTATTGACAAGAATGGCAAACCACACAAACTGAGATTGTATTCCATTGCCAGCAGTGCCCTTGGTGACTTTGGAGACTCTAAGACT GTTTCTCTTTGCGTGAAACGGCTAGTGTACACAAACGATAGCGGAGAAATTGTCAAGGGAGTCTGCTCAAACTTCTTGT GTGACTTGAAGCCAGGATCTGAAGTAACAATCACTGGACCTGTTGGGAAAGAAATGCTTATGCCAAAAGATCCTAATGCCACCGTCATCATG TTGGCAACTGGAACTGGGATTGCCCCATTTCGCTCATTTTTATGGAAAATGTTCTTCGAGAAGCATGATGACTACAAG TTCAATGGTTTGGCATGGCTCTTCTTGGGTGTCCCAACAAGCAGCTCTCTGCTTTATAAGGAG GAATTTGAAAAGATGAAGGAGAAATCACCTGAAAACTTCAGGTTGGACTTTGCTGTGAGCAGAGAGCAAACAAATGATAAAGGAGAGAAGATGTACATCCAAACCCGTATGGCTCAATATGCAGAAGAGCTGTGGCAACTACTTAAGAAAGACAACACTTTTGTGTACATGTGTGGACTGAAAGGGATGGAAAAGGGAATTGATGACATTATGGTGTCATTGGCTGCCAGAGATG GCATTGATTGGATTGAGTACAAGAGGCAATTGAAGAAAGCAGAGCAATGGAATGTTGAAGTCTATTAA
- the LOC130714440 gene encoding cold shock domain-containing protein 3 produces the protein MAEERFSGVVQWFNNVKGFGFIKPDDGGEDLFVHQSSIRSDGYRTLLEGDLVEFSIATGDNDKTKAVDVTGPNGAALQPTRKDSAPRGFGGWRGGERRNGGGGGGGGGGCYNCGDTGHLARDCHRSNNNGGGGGGAACYNCGDAGHLARDCNRSNNNSGGGGAGCYNCGDTGHLARDCNRSNNSGGGGGGGGACYTCGGFGHLARDCMRGGNGGGGGPGSASCFRCGGIGHMARDCATAKGPSSGGVGGGGCFRCGEVGHLARDCDGGVAVSGGGGNAGRNTCFNCGKPGHFARECIEASG, from the coding sequence ATGGCGGAAGAGAGATTCAGCGGCGTCGTTCAGTGGTTCAACAATGTCAAGGGTTTCGGCTTCATCAAGCCCGATGACGGCGGAGAAGATCTCTTCGTCCACCAATCCTCCATCAGATCCGACGGCTACCGAACCCTCCTCGAAGGCGATCTCGTCGAGTTCTCCATCGCCACCGGCGACAACGACAAGACCAAAGCCGTCGATGTCACCGGCCCCAACGGCGCCGCTCTCCAGCCCACTCGCAAGGATTCCGCCCCGCGCGGATTCGGCGGATGGAGGGGCGGCGAGAGGCGTAACGGTGGAggaggcggcggcggcggtggtggttgcTACAACTGTGGCGACACTGGGCATCTGGCTAGGGATTGCCACCGGAGCAATAACAACGGTGGAGGCGGAGGCGGCGCTGCGTGCTACAACTGCGGTGATGCTGGCCATCTGGCTAGGGATTGCAACCGGAGCAACAACAACTCCGGCGGAGGCGGCGCTGGATGCTACAACTGTGGCGACACTGGGCATCTGGCCAGGGACTGCAACCGGAGCAACAACAGCGGCGGAGGTGGAGGCGGAGGCGGCGCGTGTTACACTTGCGGTGGGTTTGGGCATCTGGCTAGGGACTGCATGCGCGGAGGCaatggtggcggcggtggtccAGGAAGCGCGTCTTGCTTCAGATGCGGTGGGATCGGGCACATGGCGAGGGACTGCGCAACCGCGAAGGGTCCGAGCAGCGGTGGAGTCGGCGGCGGAGGTTGCTTTCGATGCGGGGAGGTTGGTCACTTGGCTAGGGATTGTGATGGTGGCGTTGCtgtcagtggtggtggtgggaatgCTGGGAGAAACACATGCTTCAATTGTGGGAAGCCTGGGCATTTTGCTAGGGAATGCATTGAAGCCTCTGGGTGA